From the genome of Duffyella gerundensis, one region includes:
- a CDS encoding MdtB/MuxB family multidrug efflux RND transporter permease subunit, producing the protein MEVMPQDNSGGPSRQFILRPVATTLLMVAILLAGVLGYRFLPVSALPEVDYPTIQVVTLYPGASPDVVTSAITAPLERQFGQMSGLKQMASQSAGGASVVTLQFQLTLPLDVAEQEVQAAINSATNLLPNDLPNPPVYSKVNPADPPIMTLAVTSTSMAMTQVQDMVETRVAQKISQVSGVGLVTLSGGQRPAVRVKMNTSALAALGLSSEQVRTAIANANVNSAKGSLDGPERSITLSANDQMKSAEDYRQLIVSYSNGAPVRLGDVASVEQGAENRWLGAWANRQQAIVLNVLRQPGANIIDTADNIRAMLPALTASLPKSVEVKLLADRTTNIRASVNDTQHELLLAMALVVMIIYLFLRNVPATIIPAVAVPLSLVGTFAVMYLLDFSVNNLTLMALTIATGFVVDDAIVVIENISRYIEKGETPMTAALKGAGEIGFTIISLTFSLIAVLIPLLFMGDVIGRLFREFAVTLAVAILISAIVSLTLTPMMCARMLSAESLRKQNRFSRATEALFERVIAAYGRLLSRVLNHPWLTLGVAFGTMVLTVLLWILIPKGFFPQQDNGIIQGTLQAPQSVSYSNMAQRTQQVASIIMKDPAVESLTSFVGVDGTNPALNSGRLQINLKPLDQRDERIPEVSARLQQAVAAVPGVQLWLQPVQDLTIDTQASRTPYQFTLQTGSLESLSKWVPALLEKLAAAPQLQEVSSDWQDRGLEAYVRVDRDSASRLGISMSDVDNALYNAFGQRLISTIYTQASQYRVVLEQNNEQTPGLAALQTIRLTSSEGGSVPLSAIAQVEQRHTALTINHLDQFPSTTFSFNVAPGYSLGEAVAAVTQAEQDLAMPADIMTEFQGSTLAFQAALGSTLWLIVAAIFAMYIVLGVLYESFIHPITILSTLPTAGVGALLALMLSGHELDIIAIIGIILLIGIVKKNAIMMIDFALAAEREQGMPPREAIFQACLLRFRPILMTTLAALLGALPLMLSTGIGAELRRPLGIAMVGGLILSQVLTLFTTPVIYLLFDRLARATRRRFRSVEAKS; encoded by the coding sequence ATGGAGGTCATGCCTCAGGACAACAGCGGCGGGCCTTCACGTCAGTTTATTCTGCGGCCGGTTGCTACCACGCTGTTAATGGTGGCGATTTTACTGGCTGGTGTCCTTGGCTACCGCTTTTTACCGGTCTCCGCCCTGCCGGAGGTCGACTATCCCACGATTCAGGTGGTCACGCTTTATCCCGGCGCCAGCCCCGATGTGGTGACCTCGGCGATCACCGCGCCGCTTGAGCGCCAGTTCGGCCAGATGTCCGGCCTGAAGCAGATGGCGTCGCAAAGCGCCGGTGGCGCATCGGTGGTCACGCTCCAGTTTCAGCTGACGCTGCCGCTGGACGTGGCGGAGCAGGAAGTGCAGGCGGCGATCAACTCCGCCACCAACCTGCTGCCCAACGATCTGCCTAATCCGCCGGTGTACAGCAAGGTGAACCCCGCCGATCCGCCGATCATGACCCTGGCCGTCACCAGCACCAGCATGGCGATGACTCAGGTGCAGGATATGGTGGAAACCCGCGTGGCGCAGAAAATTTCCCAGGTCAGCGGCGTTGGCCTGGTCACGCTTTCCGGCGGCCAGCGCCCGGCGGTACGGGTAAAAATGAATACCTCCGCGCTGGCAGCGCTGGGCCTGAGCAGCGAGCAGGTGCGCACGGCGATTGCCAATGCCAACGTCAATTCAGCAAAAGGCAGCCTTGACGGCCCGGAGCGCTCGATCACCCTCTCCGCCAACGATCAGATGAAATCGGCGGAAGATTATCGACAGCTGATCGTCAGCTACAGCAACGGCGCGCCGGTGCGCCTTGGCGATGTCGCCAGCGTGGAACAGGGTGCAGAAAACCGCTGGCTCGGCGCGTGGGCCAACCGCCAGCAGGCGATTGTGCTTAACGTCCTTCGCCAGCCCGGCGCCAACATTATCGATACCGCGGACAACATCCGCGCCATGCTGCCCGCACTGACCGCGTCGCTGCCCAAATCGGTAGAGGTCAAGCTGCTGGCCGACCGCACCACCAACATTCGCGCCTCGGTAAACGATACGCAGCACGAGTTGCTGCTGGCGATGGCGCTGGTGGTGATGATTATCTACCTGTTTCTGCGTAACGTTCCGGCCACCATTATTCCGGCGGTGGCGGTGCCACTGTCGCTGGTGGGCACCTTTGCCGTGATGTATCTGCTCGATTTCTCGGTGAATAACCTGACGCTGATGGCGCTGACCATCGCCACCGGTTTTGTGGTCGATGATGCCATCGTGGTCATCGAAAACATTTCGCGCTACATCGAGAAAGGCGAAACGCCGATGACGGCGGCGCTGAAAGGCGCGGGTGAGATCGGTTTTACTATTATCTCGCTGACCTTCTCGCTGATTGCGGTACTGATTCCGCTGCTGTTCATGGGCGATGTGATTGGCCGCCTGTTCCGCGAATTTGCCGTGACGCTGGCGGTGGCCATTCTGATCTCCGCTATCGTTTCGCTGACCCTGACGCCGATGATGTGCGCGCGCATGCTCAGCGCCGAATCGCTGCGCAAGCAGAACCGCTTCTCCCGCGCCACCGAAGCGCTGTTTGAACGGGTGATTGCCGCCTATGGCCGCCTGCTCAGCCGCGTGCTGAACCATCCGTGGCTGACGCTCGGCGTGGCGTTCGGCACCATGGTGCTTACCGTGCTGCTGTGGATCCTGATTCCGAAAGGCTTTTTCCCGCAGCAGGATAACGGCATTATTCAGGGCACCCTGCAGGCGCCGCAGTCGGTCTCTTACAGCAACATGGCGCAGCGCACCCAGCAGGTCGCCTCGATCATCATGAAAGATCCCGCGGTAGAGAGTCTGACCTCTTTCGTCGGCGTGGACGGCACCAATCCGGCACTGAACAGTGGCCGTTTGCAGATCAACCTCAAGCCGCTGGATCAGCGCGATGAGCGCATTCCCGAGGTCTCAGCGCGCCTGCAGCAGGCGGTGGCCGCCGTGCCGGGTGTGCAGCTCTGGCTGCAGCCGGTGCAGGATCTGACCATCGATACGCAGGCCAGCCGGACACCTTATCAGTTCACATTGCAGACCGGTTCGCTGGAATCACTGAGTAAATGGGTACCGGCGCTGCTGGAGAAGCTGGCCGCGGCACCGCAACTGCAGGAAGTGAGCAGCGACTGGCAGGATCGCGGGCTGGAAGCCTATGTGCGCGTCGATCGCGACAGTGCCAGCCGTCTCGGTATCAGCATGTCCGACGTCGATAACGCGCTTTATAACGCTTTTGGCCAGCGCCTGATCTCCACCATTTACACGCAGGCCAGTCAGTACCGCGTGGTGCTGGAGCAAAATAATGAACAGACCCCGGGTTTGGCCGCTCTGCAAACCATTCGTTTAACCAGCAGCGAAGGCGGCAGCGTGCCGCTCAGCGCCATTGCCCAGGTCGAGCAGCGGCATACCGCGCTGACCATCAATCATCTCGATCAGTTTCCATCGACCACCTTCTCTTTCAACGTGGCGCCCGGTTATTCGCTGGGTGAAGCGGTGGCAGCGGTCACGCAGGCAGAGCAGGATCTGGCGATGCCAGCGGATATCATGACCGAGTTTCAGGGCAGCACGCTGGCGTTTCAGGCGGCACTGGGCAGCACGCTGTGGCTGATTGTGGCGGCGATCTTTGCCATGTATATCGTGCTCGGCGTGCTGTACGAGAGCTTTATCCATCCGATTACCATTCTTTCCACGCTGCCCACAGCGGGCGTCGGCGCGCTGCTGGCGCTGATGCTGAGCGGCCATGAGCTCGATATCATCGCCATCATCGGTATTATCCTGCTGATCGGGATCGTGAAGAAGAACGCCATCATGATGATCGACTTTGCGCTGGCCGCTGAACGCGAACAGGGCATGCCGCCGCGCGAGGCGATTTTCCAGGCCTGCCTGCTGCGTTTTCGCCCGATTCTGATGACCACGCTGGCGGCACTGCTCGGCGCGTTGCCGCTGATGCTGAGCACCGGCATCGGCGCTGAGCTGCGCCGCCCGCTGGGTATTGCCATGGTGGGCGGGCTGATCCTCAGCCAGGTGCTGACGCTGTTTACCACGCCGGTGATTTACCTGCTGTTCGATCGCCTGGCACGCGCCACGCGCCGCCGCTTCCGCAGCGTGGAGGCGAAGTCGTGA
- the mdtC gene encoding multidrug efflux RND transporter permease subunit MdtC, translating to MKFFALFIHRPVATLLLTLAIALVGLLGFRMLPVAPLPQVDFPVILVSASLPGASPETMASSVATPLERALGRIAGVSEMTSTSSLGSTRVIMVFDFERDINGAARDVQAAINAAQSLLPTGMPSRPTYRKINPSDAPIMIMTLTSDVYNPGQLYDYASTQLAQKLSQINGVGDVTVGGSSLPAVRVALNPQALFNQGVSLDAVRQSITDANVRRPQGAVEDNQQRWQLRTNDELKTAADYMPLIVHYNNGAAVKLQDVATVEDSVQDLRNAGMSSGEPAILLIIRKSPDANIIDTVDRIRQQMPELHDIIPAAISLDIAQDRSPTIRASLHEVEQSLVIAVILVIAVVFVFLRSGRATLIPAVAVPVSLIGTFAAMYLCGFSLNNLSLMALTIATGFVVDDAIVVLENIARHVEAGMKPLPAALQGVREVGFTVLSMSLSLIAVFFPLLMIGGLIGRFFQEFAITLSVAIVISLFISITLTPMMCARLLKPQTEKQAPRGFTRLLAQLQQGYGRSLQWVLNHSRWTLLVLLATVALTGWLFVSIPKTFLPEQDTGRLNGFISADQSISFQAMRGKLQDFMRIVHADPAVESVVGFTGGSRTNSGSMFISLKPLSERKESAQQVIARLREALAKEPGASLYLSAVQDIRAGGREANASYQYTLLSDDLDDLRTWEPKIRQAFSALPELADVNSDQQDKGSEMALIYDRASMARLGIDVADVNGLLNNAFGQRQISTIYQPLNQYKVVMEVDNRYTQDISALQQMFVINKEGKAIPLSWFASWQPANAPLSVNHQGLSAASTISFNLPDGVALSAASDAIDRSMTALGVPSSVRGSFAGTAQLFEQSQSSQIWLILAAIATVYIVLGILYESYVHPLTILSTLPSAGVGALLALELFDAPFSLIALIGILLLIGIVKKNAIMMVDFALEAQRRDNLSSREAIFQACLLRFRPILMTTLAALLGALPLVLSSGDGAELRQPLGITIAGGLIMSQLLTLYTTPVVYIYMDKLRRRRPALSPHQANP from the coding sequence GTGAAGTTTTTTGCGCTGTTTATCCACCGTCCGGTCGCGACGCTGCTGTTAACGCTGGCGATTGCGCTGGTTGGCCTGCTCGGCTTCCGCATGCTGCCAGTGGCACCGCTGCCGCAGGTGGATTTCCCTGTGATTCTGGTATCCGCTTCGCTGCCGGGAGCCTCGCCGGAAACCATGGCGTCGTCGGTGGCAACGCCGCTGGAGCGCGCGCTGGGTCGCATCGCCGGGGTCAGCGAAATGACCTCCACCAGCTCGCTGGGCAGCACGCGCGTGATCATGGTGTTTGATTTTGAGCGCGACATCAACGGCGCCGCGCGCGACGTACAGGCGGCAATCAACGCCGCGCAGAGCCTGCTGCCCACCGGCATGCCGAGCCGCCCCACCTACCGCAAAATCAACCCGTCCGATGCGCCGATCATGATCATGACGCTGACCTCGGATGTGTACAATCCCGGCCAGCTGTACGATTACGCCTCAACGCAGCTGGCGCAAAAGCTGTCGCAAATCAACGGCGTTGGCGATGTCACCGTCGGCGGCAGTTCGCTGCCTGCGGTACGCGTCGCGCTTAACCCACAAGCGCTGTTTAATCAGGGTGTGTCGCTGGATGCGGTGCGCCAGTCGATTACCGATGCTAACGTGCGGCGTCCGCAGGGCGCAGTGGAAGACAACCAGCAACGCTGGCAGTTGCGTACTAACGACGAGCTAAAAACCGCCGCCGATTACATGCCACTGATCGTCCACTACAACAACGGCGCGGCGGTAAAGCTGCAGGATGTCGCCACCGTGGAAGATTCGGTGCAGGATCTGCGTAACGCCGGTATGTCCAGCGGCGAACCGGCAATCCTGCTGATCATCCGCAAATCGCCGGATGCCAACATTATCGATACCGTGGATCGCATTCGCCAGCAAATGCCGGAACTGCACGACATTATTCCGGCGGCAATCTCGCTGGATATCGCACAGGATCGCTCCCCCACCATCCGCGCCTCGCTGCACGAAGTGGAACAGTCGCTGGTGATTGCGGTGATTCTGGTGATCGCGGTGGTGTTTGTGTTCCTGCGTTCCGGCCGCGCCACGCTGATTCCTGCCGTTGCGGTGCCGGTATCGCTGATCGGTACCTTTGCTGCCATGTACCTGTGCGGTTTCAGCCTGAATAATCTGTCACTGATGGCGCTGACCATCGCCACCGGCTTTGTGGTCGATGATGCCATTGTGGTGCTGGAGAATATTGCCCGCCATGTTGAAGCGGGCATGAAACCCCTACCTGCGGCGCTACAGGGGGTCCGTGAAGTCGGTTTTACCGTGCTCTCGATGAGCCTGTCGCTGATTGCGGTATTTTTCCCGCTGTTAATGATCGGCGGGCTGATTGGCCGCTTTTTCCAGGAGTTTGCCATTACGCTGTCGGTGGCGATCGTCATCTCCCTGTTTATCTCGATTACGCTGACGCCGATGATGTGTGCCCGCCTGCTGAAACCACAGACGGAAAAACAGGCGCCACGCGGCTTTACCCGGCTGTTGGCTCAGCTGCAACAGGGCTATGGCCGGTCATTGCAGTGGGTGCTGAATCACAGCCGCTGGACCCTGCTGGTGTTACTCGCCACCGTGGCGCTCACCGGCTGGCTGTTTGTTTCCATTCCCAAAACCTTTCTGCCTGAGCAGGATACTGGCCGCCTCAACGGCTTTATCTCTGCCGATCAGAGCATCTCGTTTCAGGCAATGCGCGGCAAGCTGCAGGACTTCATGCGCATTGTGCATGCCGATCCGGCGGTGGAGAGCGTGGTGGGCTTTACCGGCGGATCGCGCACCAACAGCGGATCGATGTTTATCTCACTGAAGCCACTGAGTGAACGCAAAGAAAGCGCCCAGCAGGTGATCGCGCGGCTGCGTGAGGCGCTGGCAAAAGAGCCGGGCGCCAGCCTTTACCTCTCGGCGGTGCAGGATATTCGCGCCGGGGGCCGTGAAGCTAACGCCAGCTATCAGTACACGCTGTTGTCGGACGATCTCGATGACTTACGCACCTGGGAGCCGAAGATTCGCCAGGCATTTTCCGCCCTGCCCGAGCTGGCCGACGTTAACTCCGATCAGCAGGACAAAGGCAGCGAAATGGCGTTGATCTACGATCGTGCCAGCATGGCGCGCCTCGGCATTGACGTTGCCGACGTCAACGGTTTGCTGAATAACGCCTTTGGTCAGCGGCAAATCTCCACCATTTACCAGCCGCTGAACCAGTACAAAGTGGTGATGGAGGTGGATAACCGTTACACCCAGGATATCAGCGCGTTGCAGCAGATGTTTGTAATCAACAAAGAGGGCAAGGCGATTCCGCTGTCGTGGTTTGCCAGCTGGCAGCCCGCCAACGCGCCGCTGTCGGTGAACCATCAGGGCCTGTCAGCGGCTTCGACCATCTCGTTTAACCTGCCCGATGGCGTGGCGCTCTCCGCGGCCTCAGACGCTATCGACCGCAGCATGACCGCGCTAGGCGTGCCTTCCAGCGTGCGCGGCAGTTTTGCCGGTACTGCTCAGTTATTTGAGCAGTCGCAAAGCAGTCAGATCTGGCTGATTCTCGCCGCCATTGCCACGGTTTATATTGTGCTGGGCATTCTCTACGAGAGCTATGTTCATCCGCTGACCATTCTGTCGACGCTGCCGTCAGCGGGTGTAGGCGCGTTGCTGGCGCTGGAGCTGTTTGACGCGCCGTTCAGCCTGATCGCCCTGATTGGCATTCTGCTGCTGATCGGCATCGTCAAGAAAAACGCCATCATGATGGTCGATTTTGCGCTTGAGGCGCAGCGCCGCGACAATCTCAGCTCGCGCGAGGCGATTTTTCAGGCCTGTCTGCTGCGCTTCCGTCCGATTCTGATGACCACGCTGGCGGCGCTGTTGGGCGCGCTGCCGCTGGTGCTCTCCTCCGGTGACGGCGCTGAACTGCGCCAGCCGCTGGGCATCACCATTGCGGGCGGGCTGATCATGAGCCAGCTGTTGACGCTGTACACCACGCCGGTGGTCTATATCTATATGGATAAACTTCGTCGGCGGCGGCCTGCGCTTTCCCCTCATCAGGCCAACCCATGA
- a CDS encoding MFS transporter: protein MNTQPATVRWQLWIVAFGFFMQTLDTTIVNTALPAMARDLNVDPLNMHSVIVSYVLTVAIMLPVSGWLADRVGVRNVFFSAIVLFSLGSLLCALAGTLDQLVMARVVQGIGGAMMVPVGRLTVMKIVPRDQYMAAMTFVTLPGQIGPLVGPALGGVLVEYASWHWIFLINLPVGIVGAIATLKLMPNYRMKTRRFDFLGYLMIAAGMATLTLALDGQHGSSGPALLPGVLILVGIFSLLFYLMHARNNNNALFSLRLFENRIYSIGLLGSLTGRIGSGMLPFMTPLFLQLGMGYTPFHAGLMMIPMVLGNMGMKRVVVQIVNRFGYRHVLVGSTIALAAVVALFPLVALLGWTWALPVVLFLQGMVNAIRFSSMNTLTLKTLPDELASSGNSLLSMIMQLSMSIGVTVAGLLLGAFGHPAVADSGAVHHTFVYTYLCMAVVIVLPALVFWRVPSDIGANDVLPRRGKSV, encoded by the coding sequence ATGAATACTCAGCCGGCGACGGTGCGCTGGCAGCTGTGGATTGTCGCGTTTGGCTTTTTTATGCAGACGCTGGATACCACCATTGTTAATACCGCCCTGCCCGCCATGGCGCGCGATCTCAATGTTGATCCGCTGAATATGCACTCGGTGATCGTCTCTTATGTGCTGACCGTGGCGATCATGCTGCCGGTCAGCGGCTGGCTGGCGGACCGCGTCGGCGTTCGTAACGTGTTCTTCAGCGCCATTGTGCTGTTCAGCCTCGGTTCGCTGCTCTGCGCGCTGGCCGGCACGCTGGATCAACTGGTGATGGCGCGCGTGGTTCAGGGTATTGGCGGCGCCATGATGGTGCCGGTTGGCCGCCTGACGGTAATGAAGATTGTGCCGCGCGATCAATACATGGCTGCGATGACCTTTGTCACGCTGCCGGGACAGATTGGCCCGCTGGTTGGCCCGGCGCTGGGCGGCGTGCTGGTTGAGTATGCCAGTTGGCACTGGATCTTCCTGATTAACCTGCCGGTCGGCATTGTGGGCGCCATCGCCACGCTAAAGCTGATGCCCAACTACCGCATGAAAACCCGGCGCTTTGACTTTCTCGGCTACCTGATGATCGCCGCCGGGATGGCCACGTTGACCCTGGCACTGGATGGCCAACACGGCAGTTCAGGCCCGGCGCTGCTGCCTGGCGTGCTGATTCTGGTGGGCATCTTTTCGCTGCTGTTCTATCTGATGCATGCCCGCAACAACAACAATGCGCTGTTCAGTCTGCGACTGTTTGAAAATCGCATCTATTCTATTGGCCTGCTGGGCAGCCTGACCGGCCGCATCGGCAGTGGCATGCTGCCCTTTATGACGCCGCTGTTTTTGCAGCTTGGTATGGGTTATACGCCGTTTCACGCCGGGCTGATGATGATTCCGATGGTGCTCGGCAACATGGGCATGAAGCGCGTGGTGGTGCAGATCGTCAACCGCTTCGGCTACCGTCACGTGCTGGTCGGCTCCACCATTGCGCTCGCCGCCGTGGTGGCGCTGTTTCCGCTGGTAGCGCTGTTGGGCTGGACCTGGGCGCTGCCGGTGGTGCTGTTTCTGCAGGGCATGGTTAACGCCATTCGTTTCTCCTCGATGAATACCCTGACGCTGAAAACGCTGCCGGATGAACTCGCCTCGAGCGGCAACAGCCTGCTGTCGATGATCATGCAGCTGTCGATGAGCATCGGTGTGACCGTGGCGGGTCTGTTGCTGGGCGCCTTCGGCCATCCGGCCGTTGCCGACAGCGGCGCCGTGCATCACACCTTTGTTTATACCTATCTCTGCATGGCGGTGGTGATCGTGCTGCCCGCGCTGGTGTTCTGGCGCGTGCCTTCCGATATCGGCGCGAACGACGTGCTGCCGCGCCGGGGTAAATCCGTATGA
- the baeS gene encoding two-component system sensor histidine kinase BaeS encodes MNALRLGISGKLFLAIFSTCMLVLITMHWGVRLSFEHGFVDYIKRGNEQRLQMLSSALAEQYEQHGNWDFLRNNDRLAFGILRSLEQNPDSSSQLPPHGWRTQFWIIDQQYRVLVGPRSPVPPEGSRQKITTSNKKVVGWVIGSPPERLTRSTDINFDQQQRRTSWLIVGLSTLVAALVTWLMARGLLAPVRRLVEGTHRLAAGNFSSRVEVGSRDELGQLAQDFNLLAGSLEKNEQMRRAFMADISHELRTPLAILRGELEAMQDGVRKLTPEALASLQMEVTTLTKLVDDLHQLSLSDAGALAYRKQQTDLVALVELVAGSFQSRFAAHSLRLTLDLPDEAPFFGDADRLMQLFTNLMENSLRYTNSGGELRVSLHQTGSRWQLRFADSAPGVEEHQLHHLFERFYRTESSRNRASGGSGLGLAICKNIAEAHDGTLSATHSDSGGLEITLDLPYLP; translated from the coding sequence ATGAATGCGCTGCGTTTAGGCATCAGCGGCAAGCTGTTTCTGGCCATTTTCTCCACCTGCATGCTGGTGCTGATCACTATGCACTGGGGCGTGCGCCTGAGCTTTGAGCACGGCTTTGTCGATTACATCAAGCGCGGCAACGAACAGCGCCTGCAAATGCTCAGCAGCGCGCTGGCCGAACAGTATGAGCAGCATGGCAACTGGGATTTTCTGCGCAACAACGATCGGCTGGCCTTTGGCATCCTGCGCTCACTGGAGCAGAACCCTGACAGCAGCAGCCAGTTACCGCCGCACGGCTGGCGCACGCAGTTCTGGATTATCGATCAGCAGTACCGCGTGCTGGTTGGCCCGCGCTCGCCGGTGCCGCCGGAAGGTTCACGGCAAAAAATCACCACCAGCAATAAAAAGGTGGTGGGCTGGGTGATCGGCTCGCCGCCGGAGCGACTGACGCGCAGCACTGATATCAACTTCGATCAGCAGCAGCGACGTACCAGCTGGCTGATCGTTGGGCTCTCGACGCTGGTGGCGGCGCTGGTCACCTGGCTCATGGCGCGCGGTCTGCTGGCGCCGGTCAGACGGCTGGTTGAAGGCACGCACCGGCTGGCGGCGGGCAATTTCTCCAGTCGGGTGGAAGTGGGCAGCCGCGATGAACTTGGTCAGCTGGCGCAGGATTTTAACCTGCTGGCCGGTTCGCTGGAAAAAAATGAGCAGATGCGTCGCGCCTTTATGGCTGACATTTCTCATGAGCTGCGCACGCCGCTGGCGATCCTGCGTGGCGAGCTGGAAGCGATGCAGGATGGTGTGCGTAAACTGACGCCGGAGGCACTCGCCTCGCTGCAAATGGAAGTGACCACGCTGACCAAACTGGTGGACGACCTGCACCAGCTGTCGCTCTCCGATGCAGGCGCGCTGGCCTACCGTAAACAGCAAACCGATTTGGTGGCGCTGGTTGAACTGGTGGCGGGCAGCTTTCAGTCGCGTTTTGCGGCACATTCGCTGCGGCTGACGCTGGATCTACCCGACGAAGCGCCGTTTTTTGGCGATGCCGATCGCCTGATGCAGCTGTTCACCAATCTGATGGAGAACAGCCTGCGCTACACCAACAGCGGCGGTGAGCTGCGCGTCAGTCTGCACCAGACAGGTTCACGCTGGCAGCTGCGCTTTGCTGACAGCGCGCCGGGCGTGGAAGAGCATCAGCTGCACCACTTGTTTGAACGTTTTTATCGTACCGAAAGCTCACGCAATCGGGCCAGCGGCGGGTCAGGTCTGGGCCTGGCGATCTGCAAAAATATCGCCGAAGCGCACGATGGCACGCTCTCTGCGACGCACTCTGATTCAGGTGGACTGGAAATCACGCTAGACTTGCCCTATCTCCCCTGA
- the baeR gene encoding two-component system response regulator BaeR, producing the protein MSQQYYEPLILVVEDEPKLAQLMIDYLQAANFRTHHIARGDEVIDSVQQTPPDLLLLDLMLPGKDGLSICRDIRRFSELPIIMVTAKIEEIDRLLGLEIGADDYICKPFSPREVVARVKTILRRCKPKPEEVAQASLLKIDESRFQASWREQPIDLTPAEFRLLKTLSLEPGKVFSREQLLNHLYDDYRVVTDRTIDSHIKNLRRKLELLDADQPFIRAVYGMGYRWEADLCHLI; encoded by the coding sequence ATGAGCCAGCAATATTATGAACCGCTGATCCTGGTGGTGGAAGATGAACCCAAGCTTGCCCAGCTGATGATCGATTATCTTCAGGCGGCGAATTTCCGTACCCACCACATCGCCCGCGGCGATGAGGTGATTGACTCTGTGCAACAGACGCCGCCCGATCTGCTGCTGCTTGATTTGATGCTGCCGGGCAAAGATGGCCTGTCGATTTGTCGCGATATCCGCCGTTTTTCCGAGCTGCCGATTATTATGGTGACGGCAAAAATTGAGGAGATCGACCGGCTGCTGGGGCTGGAAATCGGTGCCGATGATTACATCTGTAAGCCGTTCAGCCCACGAGAAGTGGTGGCGCGGGTCAAAACCATTCTGCGCCGCTGCAAGCCAAAACCGGAAGAAGTGGCCCAGGCTTCGCTGCTAAAAATTGATGAAAGCCGCTTTCAGGCGAGCTGGCGCGAACAGCCGATCGATCTCACGCCCGCTGAGTTTCGGCTGCTGAAAACGCTGTCGCTGGAACCGGGCAAGGTCTTCTCCCGCGAGCAGCTGCTGAACCACCTTTATGATGATTATCGCGTGGTCACCGATCGTACCATCGACAGCCACATCAAAAACCTGCGGCGCAAGCTGGAGCTGCTGGATGCCGACCAGCCGTTTATCCGCGCGGTATATGGCATGGGCTATCGCTGGGAAGCGGATCTCTGTCATTTGATCTGA